The sequence below is a genomic window from Bacteroidales bacterium.
TCTGAAGAGGCACCTCTGTATAAAAATGTCGAAAAAATGGCAGTTTCCGCGGCCAGTGAGGATTTAAGATTTACCAGCATTCATCCCGAAGAACTCCACCGGCTAGTCATAGAAATCAGTATCCTGACTCCGAGAAAGAGAATATACGATCCTTCCGAAATTGTTATCGGTAGGCATGGTATATATATGAAACATGGGTCCGGCAGAGGCACCTTGTTACCTCAGGTGGCCGCGAATCAGGAGTGGAGCACAGAGGATTTCCTGGGCAACTGTTCCAAATACAAGGCCGGCCTGGCTTGGGATGGATGGAAAAATGCGGAACTCTATACGTACGAGGCCATTGTATTCAGCTCAGAAACCCTTGCAGGAATCTGAACACGGAGCAAATCGTGG
It includes:
- the amrA gene encoding AmmeMemoRadiSam system protein A, encoding MRITRKEKQTLLHIAFDAISVRIDPMNRPVSSPPDITDVIESKCGAFVSVYVDQNLRGCIGTFSEEAPLYKNVEKMAVSAASEDLRFTSIHPEELHRLVIEISILTPRKRIYDPSEIVIGRHGIYMKHGSGRGTLLPQVAANQEWSTEDFLGNCSKYKAGLAWDGWKNAELYTYEAIVFSSETLAGI